In the Pongo abelii isolate AG06213 chromosome 9, NHGRI_mPonAbe1-v2.0_pri, whole genome shotgun sequence genome, GGGggaaaggaaaaaattgaaaactatatTTAAAGACTTGTGTCATAGAAAAATTAGCATCCAGTCCAAATtgcagaaaacaatttaaaaattgaaaaacattaggcaagactagaatctaatgatgggtgtactatagtttttgaaacataatttttctctctccagtttaccatttttactaaagacacaTCGTGGTAGGACTGCTTTGTTTTATTATAGTTGGCcacattatttgtataaagtgaagcaagaataattatttttcacattggcttttaaaattggctttgatggaactttatTCCCTAGAAGGACTCTaagataagactttttaaagctgagcccagccatggatttgtaccatcaaataTCTATGAGATGGGTGAATTCTTCtcttcttgaggtcccaagataacttggggctctgggcctgtcagaaagtgacattctttacttaccataggtcaggaaccctgtacagggactgtgtagacaaggtatgaggccagttttcccaaggggtttttattggctctataagtTGAATTTAAcaccttaaaggaaagcacaccattccactcaaaGCCTtgataaaataaccagtttctccaattgtgtcttgctacaaatgaaaacagattcttattgcacttatgcaaataactatattgctataagttaagaatacttgcaaatagtttccaaattctggagaaatcaggtagagagaaacaaatatgctccaaattgtGTTTACAGGAGTATattcaattgttaaaagctgtcaatagctccaaagactgaaaaaaaaacaaaggatcagcaacattttatgcaaaaaaaaaaaaaaaaaaatcaaaaggattacttcagtcttctattagttcagtccatgcagtaaattcctgttctgcttgatactCATGAACACTTCAACTCTTCATGAGTTCTGAGAAGattttcctctattctgatgtcacaatctccaaagttatcagaaacctgcattcaagagcacctgttagagtagtatagctgattataaaaccaccttctaaagaagaccaaaacaagaaaacaattgtCTGTGGTTGACAGAAAGTTTTAGCACAGCCAGagtcaaagacacaattgacaaggaagttgttacctctgtggcacacaataacttaacaattataattattactgataatgtataTTAcatcatatcagaattatagggaTTTCCCTTACTTTTGGagcacataccaataacatatttatgcaaatatagcccaaagaaaaccaaacatcattttatatttgacaatgcttcctgtataatttttatatcaaataagtcaaatttgttattttgttatgtCTTTTTCTGACTTAATTAATCCTTTAAGATGTTAGAGATGCCTTGATAATTCTTGATAACCCTAGGCAGTTATCAGCTAAATAGTCTTAAATTTGCATATTTGAGGAGGGATGGGGGACTACCAGGTAGCTGGGGCCAGTGGGGTCACCCTGCTACATCCCCTGCTCCCCCAACCCTCCAGCACACTTTATAACCTGGTCTCTGTGGTCTGGGAAGGTAAACAGTTGTGTTAACACGAGCTTACAGTATAGCCCAAGAAACTTCCACATAGCACAGAATCCACTGAGTGGCTTTTTGCAAGGTAGATGTTTTGTGTTGTGGGTTGAATATGTTGAAGTATCTACTTTAATGTAAGTATATACGGAGTATACATTGAAGTCCTAATGCCCGGGACCTGTGAGTGTGATCTTACATGGAAATAGGAACTTTGTGGCTGTCATTATGTTATAATAAGGTCATTAGGATGGGTTCTGGTTCCACATGACTGGTGCTGTTACAGGACTTACAGGATGAGAAGCGAGACGCAGACACATGTGGAGAGGAGGCTGCGATGGTGCCAGCACAGGTTGGAGCAATGCAGCctgtgagaaaacaaaaacaaacaaacaaaaccctcccCCAAATCACAAAGCCAAAGGGAAacgtcaagctgggaactgcataGGACAAACccgcctcccattctattcctaaataagattGCTGCAAAGATAAAAAAGCGACATCTCTCCCTCACCGTTTGCCCACAGAGGAATTCCCTGTGGACAAACGACAGGCAGAAGTCAAAGTCCTTCACTCAGCTCCCGTGAGACAAACGCATATCCGATGGCTTCCTTTGCCCTACTGTTTCACTAAGTCAGACTAAGGCATGAGTGACTATTCCTGTAAATTGTGCATTCggggaaaggctaatcagaaactcaaaagaatgcaagtttgtctcttatctacctgtggcctggaagccccctccccctcCAAGTTGTCacacctttctgaaccaaaccaatggtcatcttacatgtattgattactgcctcatgtctccctaaaattcatGAGAGCAAAGCTATgtcccgaccaccttgggcacatgtcatgaggacctcctgaggctgtgtcacgggcataTCCTTAAccctggcaaaataaactttctaaattgactgaggcCTGTCCTAGATGCTTTTTCATTTATAGATCACATGCCCCAGGACACCTGGAGcccccagaagctggaaaagacaggAAGGCCCTGCCCTGGAGCCTCTGGAGAGAGTACAACCCTCCCGACACCTGCATTTCtgacttctggccttcagaacaGTGAGAGAATCTGTATTGCTTTAAGCCCCTCACTCTGTGGCCATGGGATCCCGTTCCATGGAACAGGTGCTGTTTTCTGGAGCTACCTGGCTGTCGGGAAGCCCCGTGGGTCAGGCTCCAACATCTGAGCACCTGCTTATTTCTGCTGCAATCAGCTCCTCTCCACGTGGTGATGGCAGCTGGAGAAATGGCTCAACAAGAAGTTGgaagaaagatattttcagaGGCACAGCTCCAAAACAGGGTGACTGGTGGGCTGGcactgggggagggggagagcaCGGGAAAGGGGAGGCATTGCCCCCTGAGAACTCAGCATACACCTGAGGCTATGCCCCCCGAGCAAATGAATGGGGAACCCTTGTTTGAACTGGGGACCATGGAAGCCTGGGAGACCTGGAGCCAATGCactgccctctcctctccccaccaagGACCCTCCAGGACCTGGGTTGGGTGGGAACCGAAAGGCCTGTCTTTTCAGATGGAACATTCTGAAGCCCTTGTCCTGGTGGAAAGAGTGTGACAATAATTCAAGATTAGCGCAGAATGACACTGAGTGGGTCCCTCATCCTAGAGCATCCCCGTCCATGTAACAGGAAGGCTGGGGATGGAGGGGCCACATTCACTTCTGCCCTTGCTTCCAAGCCAGCATGCTCTCCAGCCCCCTGCGGCTCTCAGGCCACCTCTTTGCTCCCCTACCCGCCCCTCCTTCCATTGCTGGCTGTCTCAGCCCCTGAGTCAGGTCTGGGGTGCTCCCCAGCCTCTGGGTTCATCACCCTGGTCCCATAGCTGTGTGCTCCTCTTTTATGAATGTGATACTTTCCAGAATCTCTCTGTAGATAAAAAGAGCCACTAGTATATGTGTACGAGCATGATTCATAATTACACATGGGAAAGGACTGGCTTGGTTGGTTGTGGGACTGCTGAGTATAAAATCTGGGGGGTGGCTTGGTGGCTGGAAGCTCAGGCAGGATTTCTATTACCGTCTGGAGGTAGAATGCCTTCTTTTCCAGGGACCCTCACTTTTTGCTCTTAAGACCCTCAACTGCTTGGATGAGGCCCTGTACATCATGGAGAGCAAAGTGCTTTACTGAAAGTTGAATGTTAATCTCAGTAACAAAACACCTTACCGGCAACACCGGGGTGAGTGTTGGGCAGAACAGCTGGGCACTGCAGCCTCGCCGGGGTGGCATGGGGTTACCATCacaggctgcactccagcccatcaCCTGACCTCCCCAGGTCACCTGGAGGATGGGTCTGTTACTGGGGTCTCATAGCATTGCTGCCTGAGCTACCAGGTGGGACTGAGTTTGAGGCATCGTCCTGAACTGAGCGTTTGGTTCACACAAGCCCCAGTCTCCCCCTGGGGCAGCTGGTTCAGGAGGACAAAGTGCTCCTGGGGGGGACCCCAGCCCCATGCTGATCACACAGAGCATCCCCTGCAGGAGGAAGCCTTCTCAGGGACCTCCCTGGAGAAGAGGAGACGTCTCCCATGCTGGGCACGGCAGAGCCTCCCTGCAGGAGGAACCCTTCTCAGGGTCCCGGGGACATCCCTGGAGAAGAGCAGACGTCTCCCATGCTGGACACAGCAGAGCCTCCCTGCAGGAGGAACCCTTCTCAGGGTCCCGGGACCTCCCTGGAGAAGAGCAGACATCCCAGGTGGTCCCAGATATTTCTCACAAGAAACCTCTCACCCCGGTGTATACTGGGGTACACACAGACCCTTGGGGAACTGTGGCAATTCCGGATCCGAACTCTATCCACAAGGGCCCAGCACCCACTGCTTTCATGTCAAGAAAGGAGCCCATGCTCAGAAGGAAGCCGGGCTCTGTAGAAAGACGTGGCACAGAAAGAACCCAAGGAGACGCAGGCTGGGGGTGGGTGTTTATTTAGAGGATAAGGGTCCAGCTGGACTTTAGCAGGTAACGCATAACAAAGTGAGCTTCTCAGTGGGAGAGTGGGGTCCACGGGAGAGAACACAGATCTGGCCATGGCTGAGTTCTGCTGTCTCCTGGGCCTCCCTGAGCTCCAGCACTGGCTAGGGcgcagggcaggggagggaagctctctgaggaagaagggaagggcagGACAGTTTGGCCCCAGCAAGTGGGGTGAACTTTGTGATGAGCAGCAGAGGAAATGGCTCACCCCAGGATTTCCAGTGGGGTGATGATGCGGAGGACAGGGTGAGTGGATTTTTAGGGCAAAGACGTGGAATAACCAGCGGATCTCTGTTTCTGATTCCAGGGACTGTCATATTTCAGAGAGACACAGCTAAAAACTGCGTCACAGGTCTGGGATACAGGATGGCCTTCATCTGACACCTGGGGCCAAGCATCAAATCTTACACTGGCAGCATACAGGGACACAGCAGCTGGACTGGGAGCAGCAGGGCTTGCAGCAGCTGGATTGGCAGCAGGATGACCCACAGCCTGAAGAACAGCAGCAGGGCTTACAGCAGCTGGACTGGCAGCAGCTACAGGAGCCACAGCCCCCTTTGGAGCCCCCATAAGAGCCACAACTGGAACAGGAACAGGCTGGCACACAGCAGCTCACGGGCTTGCAGCAGCAGATGGGCACACAGCAGCTGGAGCCACAGCCCCCACAGCTGGAGCCACTGCCCCCACAGCTGGAGCCACAGCCCCCCTTGGAGCCCCCACAAGAGCCACAGCCCCCCTTGGAGCCCCCACAAGAGCCACAGCTCCCCTTGGAACCCCCACAGGAGTCACAGCCCCCCTTGGAACCCCCACAGGAGTCACAGCCCCCCTTGGAACCCCCACaggagccacagctggagcaggaaCAGGCTGGCACACAGGAGCACACGGGCTTGCAGCAGCAGATGGGCACACAGCAGCTGGAGCCACATCCCCCACAGCCGGAGCCACATCCGCCACATCCTCCACAGCCGGAGCCACAGCCCCCACAGCCAGAACCACAGCCCCCACAGCCAGAGCCACAGCCCCCACAGCCGGAGCCACACCCCCCACAGCCGGAGTCACAGCCCCCACAGCCGGAGCCACAGCCCCCACAGCCGGAGCTGCAGCCTCCACAGCCAGAACCACAGCCCCCACAGCCGGAGCCAGTGCCTCCAGAACAGCCACAGCAGCCCATGGTTCTGGTGGGTTGAGGGTGGAGCAGGTAGAGGAGCAGGTGAGAGGGAGGTGCAGGTGTGGAGCCCCCTGAGCCTGGGCCCTTTATATCCCTGCCCAGGGTCAGGTGTGAAGCTGGGCACATGGTCACTTCCTGGTTCCTGTTTGTGCCATTTTCCCAGGGAGATTTTGCTTGCTTTCTTGAAACTAGAAACAATCACGTTCTGTTTATTGTGTTTTGCAGTTTTACTTCTGGCTCTGCATCTCTACTCTGACTGGCGCATGCCACACCCGTGTATCATAGAAGAGACTGACTGGGGCCCCCAGGGGCCAGTGGACCTGCCACACATCCCCTTCCCCAGTGGTTGTCCTCACACGACTcctggccatcagggaaatgcctCTGAACAGCCACCAAGAGACCCGGAGAGCTTGGCCAGGAGGGGCGTGCAGGACCTCGTAGCTTTCGCAGCTCTTAGGGCAGGAAGCTGGGATCAACTCCTCCCTCCTTGGGGGCTCCCCAGCTGAGCAGCTGCCAGGAGCTGCTTGCAGGGCCTCACGCCTGAGGCTGCATCAAATTCGAGGTCACGCATGTGCAGGGTGATGGGGCTGGGAGGGGCCCGACACACTCGTTCAGAAAGGCAGAGCTGGCTGGGTTACTCTTCCGACACTGTTGAGAGAGACCTTTGCAGGATGTCAGAAAAGGAGGGAGCCAGAGGCAGGGGTGAAACCTGTGTCCCCGTCCTGGGGCTCCCgtgacaaatgaccacaaactgggGGCTCAGACAAGAGGAATTAGTTCTCTCACAATTACAGAGGACAGACACCTGGGTGTCTGCAGGCTGAGCTCCCGCCAAAGGCTCTCGGGAGGCTTCTTTCTGCCTCGTCCAGCTTCTGGGCTCCGGGTGTTCCCTGGCTGTTCCTTGGCTGTGGCCGCatggcccagcctctgcctccgcaGCCACAGGGCTGTCTCCTGCGCTCCAGGCCTCTCTTCTGCAGTCAGGTTCCTCCGGCCTCCCTCTTACCAAGACGCTGAGGTCACACTCAGGCCCCGTCCTGGAGTCTGGGATATCTTTCCCATCTCAGGATCCTAGACACAATCACGTTTGCCAAGGCCCCTTACATCCACAGGACCCAGGAGCCTGGATATGGGGCCAGGAGGGCATCGGTCAGCCAAGCACAAGACGCCCTGGAGTCACCCTTGGTGTCCGTCTCTGTTCAACAAGGTGGGTCCCTTGTGAACAGAGCTTCGGGTTCCAGGTGGCCTCCCTGCAGGAGCCACTGCCCCTTGGGGGTGGTGGGCAAGGGGGGGCAGGCCCTGGTCAGGTGGCAGAAACTTTGGGGCTTTTGTGGGTCCACTAGTGTCCTGCGGTCTGTGTCCGCGATCTGTGAGAGTCAGGCAATGTTCTTTGCAAGCTCATCCTGGCCTGGAAGCACTGGGGGAGGAGGAAGTGTAGGAAGGAGGGGTCTGGAGTTAGGAAGCCAGCTCCTGCTCAGGAGGGCCCAGCTCCGTCCAGCAGGGAGCCGTGAGGTCTTGGGCCGGAACAAGGTGTGGGGTAAGGGTAGTTCTGAAAGGGTGAGGGGGGCTCAGGCTGAGACTGGAGAGGGAACCCCAGGAGAGGGAACCCCAGGAGAGGACAAAAGGAATAgggcttctccctcctcccaccctcggAAGATGGAAAGTTCATTCCTGGGCCCCAAAACTCCACTGCCTCTTTCCAGGATCTAACACGCCGCTCACTCCCTGGATAGGCAGCCGCTGTGCTGGCACAGAGGGAATGGTTGTGAGGGGTCCCAGCGCCAGCCCCCGCTGCTTCTGGTTGCTGCATGTTCCTTCGGGGCTCTGGACCCGCACCTCTTGTTCTTCCATCTTAGAGAACACCAGTGTGCTAATGATGACGCCCGTGTGCGCGGGAACACATACATGTCACTCAATGTGTTCCTTGCAGCATGATCAGTtcgcaatgtggaaatgaatgaaggcTGCCTAACAGGAACGCGCGGAGGCTGTTTACCCGGAGCTTGCTCTGGCAAGGGGTCAGCCACGCCACCTGCATCGGGCACTGTCAGTTGATATATTCAGTCTCTCAACATTTTATTCGcatataatttaaacaaatttcaccaaatgttgtgtgtatatatttaaaaagtcaaataatgcCAAGCGGCTTATAATTGCTTCACCTTGCTCAGCCCAGCCTCATGCAGGGGATGGGCGTGTGTATAACCACGCGCCTTCTGCAGTTACTGGCCAGGCTTTCCGTAGGTGCCGGTCCTGCAGGCTCTTGGCGTATCATTTCGAGAGCATAGGTCTTTACTTTCTGTTGTGATGTATGTGGGCTCACCTCTCCTACACACGTCTTTCGTGTCCTCCAAATACGCTCCCTGTGTGTGTTTTGTGAAACCACCGTTCCCACCATTGGAATGTTTGTGTGAACATTGTTCTCTGTGGAGCCCAGCTGCCCATGCAGGTGATAGTTCCTTCTTAGCCTCCTTCTTCGGAAGCTTAGGTTggctttgttttttcacttttatcaTTTGTTCTCCCTGAGCCTTGATTCTCCCATGGTTTCACTGTCTCTTCTCTGCCAGGAGAGTCGCCAGGCACCAAGGCTCCTGTCTGGCCCCATGCACAGTGATCACAGGGCTCAAGTGGGAGGTGGCGATTAGCCAATTGGCAATTAGACAATCTGCTTCTTCAGGAGATTCTGGGTGATGAATCTGTCCCTGAACACCCTGTTTTCTTGGGACCTCTTTTTCCTAGAGCCCCTGTCTTCCTGATCCAAACTGGGTAGATCTGATTGGACCCACACACAGCTGTCAACCCAGGTCTCAGTCTTCGCCTCTCCTGGGCTGAGCCCCCTCCTTCTTGGAGCCTGGGCcttcttccttcttgttttaCGCCTTTAGTTGACTGAGCAACTCCCCGCCCCGGACCGCACCCCAGACCCCACCCCATGTAGCTTCCTAAGTGAGCCTGGGAAGGAAGAGCCAAGCTCTTTCATGCATTACTCTATCCTTTCTACCTTTGTAGGGACTTGAATTTGGAGGTTGCAACCATTTCCAGTTCCAACAACCAGCGCTGCTGTTGTGAAATCCAATGAAATTTCTTCCCAGCCTCCTGTTGTGTGGGGCCTGTGTTCTCTGTCTGGAAGCTTGGGGCCCTCTCTTTGCTCCTGATGTGTAGACATTTCATGACGGAGgcccattccattcactttcattgATTGCGCTGCAGCCCCTCTCGTGTGGAGGCTCGCAACCTTTGCCATTGGGGCTTTTTTCTTACATAATTTCTTGGATACTCTCCTCTCCATTTTCCACTTTTTATCCTTCTGTAATTCCCATTAATCTGAAGCTGAGCCTCCTTGATCAGGCCCAAGAACTCCCTTTCATAAGTATgagtattttgtaattattttttttagataaggtcttgctatgttgcccaggctagagtgcagtggtgtgattatagttcacggcagcctcaacctcctgggttcaaacgatcctgctgcctcagcctcccagtagcttggactacaggagtgcaccaccacacctggctaattctaaAAGTTTTTAATGGAGaccaggctctcactctgttgcctacaCTGGTCctaaacccctgagctcaagtgatcctcctgcctcagcctcccaaagtgctgggattacaggcgtgagccactacactctgCCAGCATAAGATTTTGTAACACCTTTTTAATGCATTGaaataaaacttataaataatataaacaacCTACACATGTAAGTTTAACAAAATCTATCCAAAGCCCCAACTGTTACATAAAGAGGAAGTAAAAGGAAACCAATTAATACTAAAACTTTATGCATTTCTCAAGATGAAAACTAGGCACAGCTACACTGGAAGATGGAATGCTGGCTATGACACATGTATCCAAAATGAGTAAGTTTGCATGTAAAGAAATGcagaggtggctgggcacagtggctcacgtctgtaatcccagcaccttaggaagccgagaagggcagatcacctgaggttaggagatcaagaccagcctggccaacatggtgaaaccccatctctactaaaaatacaaaaagtagccaaatgtggtggcacatgcctgtaatcccagtactttgggaggctgaggcagcctgataacttgaggtcaggagttcgaaaccagcccaACTAACATCGTGAAAccatgtctgtactaaaaatataaaaattagctgggcatggtggctctcgcctgtaatctcgactactcaggagactgaggcaggagaatcgcttgaaccagggaggtggaggttgcagcgagccaagattgcaccattgcactccagcccaggtgacagagtgaaactgcttctcaaaaaataaaaaaaaaaaaaggaagaagaagaaaagaagaggaagacaaagatgaagacgaagaagaagaaggaaaagaaaaggagggagggaaggagggagagagagagagaaaaagaaagaaagagaaagaaagaaaggagaaagagagaaggagaaatgcagcagcagagagagaaagaaagaaagagaaagaaagaaaggagaaagagagagaaggagaaatgcGGCAGCAGACACGATTCTGCGTGAGCACCACGGAGACGTGAAGGAGTGGCAGTGCAGGGACACAGGACCCGTGGCCTGGGCTGGACTCACTGTCCATGATGAGCGGTTgtccacatgcacacatacggCTGACTGATGACCACTTGCAAGCTGGGCCTGACCTACCCATGGAAAATCAATGTCATCCCCCAGGTTGTGAAAAGTATCACAGGAAGCACATCTTGTGCCTCCAATTCCAGTCCCTATGGAGGCCACGTCTCCCTCCAGTCTTCAAAAAGAGCCTGAAGAGTGAGGCTTTCAGCGTGAAGGGGATGGAGAGAGCACTGGGAAGGAGACCGCTGGCGACAGGTCAGGGCGGGAGGAAAACACGGGGACAACCCACAAAGAGCTTCAGGCTTTCCACGTGCAGTTGCACACGAGGCTTCTTGTTACCAAGCAGCAACAATTTCAAGAATGTGTGGGACAGAAATAGTACAATGCCCTTTAACAACAACTTCTACTGATGGAACTCAATGCGGCCCTGTGAATAATACAACACACTTT is a window encoding:
- the LOC112135545 gene encoding uncharacterized protein LOC112135545, translated to MRRTGIKSYTGSIQGHSSWTGSSRACSSWIGSRMTHSLKNSSRAYSSWTGSSHKSHSSPWNPHRSHSPPWNPHRSHSPPWNPHRSHSWSRNRLAHRSTRACSSRWAHSSWSHIPHSRSHIRHILHSRSHSPHSQNHSPHSQSHSPHSRSHTPHSRSHSPHSRSHSPHSRSCSLHSQNHSPHSRSQCLQNSHSSPWFWWVEGGAGRGAGEREVQVWSPLSLGPLYPCPGQPLCWHRGNGCEGSQRQPPLLLVAACSFGALDPHLLFFHLREHQCANDDARVRGNTYMSLNVFLAA